A DNA window from Streptomyces sp. 71268 contains the following coding sequences:
- a CDS encoding DUF4192 domain-containing protein produces MTNRNEPFDPAGSSDASPAHQPSLASGLEQITLRSPAELADALPYLLGFYPTDSVVMIALHGEKGRFGGRLRLGIPAIPEDWPDMCDQLADCLITGCRGRGHQVTGVIIFVCQDPEQGDSGHQVMERLRPLVQRLRVACGKLEAPVLEALCISAGTFWSYCCPDGRCCPREGTPLVLPGTSAMAAAATYAGIQVRGSLRQMEARLAPLSTTRLPEQERALDTAAGTLVPKMLGDSALAVRGRTLDLAAGTLERFKEADPVSGRAAADDRDDDLLAQDEAAEMILGLQDRVTRDRAAEWMEGPEAEPALRLWRALARRCVGAYSEHAAAPLTLAGWVAWSLGDEPEARVALSRALHADPDYIFARLLHQACNEGIDPELLRRSLREERAGRSADGALRSAVQEELRRIDARKGRQARPRKNGSRSVAQCASRQKPDPESSKRDAQAATASGQTCGRGATSPATDSPGDQESTPSTSELPMVPRQRRRSAPPRPAGGSRPAKRRGTGETRGPAGRPRVRRHGGPRDTNGTS; encoded by the coding sequence CTCCTGGGCTTCTACCCCACCGACAGCGTGGTCATGATCGCGCTGCACGGTGAGAAGGGACGCTTCGGTGGCAGGCTGCGCCTGGGCATTCCGGCCATTCCCGAGGACTGGCCGGACATGTGCGATCAGCTCGCCGACTGCCTGATCACGGGCTGCAGGGGGCGAGGGCACCAGGTCACCGGCGTCATCATCTTCGTCTGCCAGGACCCTGAGCAGGGGGACAGCGGGCACCAGGTGATGGAGCGGCTCCGCCCACTGGTCCAGCGGCTGCGCGTGGCGTGCGGAAAGCTGGAGGCCCCCGTTCTCGAAGCACTCTGCATTTCCGCGGGGACCTTCTGGTCGTACTGCTGCCCCGACGGGCGTTGCTGCCCTCGCGAGGGGACACCGCTCGTCCTGCCCGGCACGTCCGCGATGGCTGCCGCCGCCACCTACGCGGGAATTCAGGTCCGTGGCTCGTTACGACAAATGGAGGCCCGGCTGGCGCCACTGTCCACCACGCGCCTGCCCGAGCAGGAACGAGCGCTGGACACCGCCGCGGGCACCCTCGTCCCCAAGATGCTCGGAGACTCCGCCCTCGCCGTGCGCGGGCGGACGTTGGACCTGGCGGCCGGAACGCTTGAGCGTTTCAAGGAGGCGGACCCGGTCTCCGGACGTGCGGCGGCGGACGACCGCGACGACGACCTTCTCGCGCAGGACGAGGCGGCCGAGATGATCCTCGGCCTCCAGGACCGAGTCACGCGCGACCGAGCCGCTGAGTGGATGGAGGGGCCGGAGGCGGAGCCCGCACTGCGGCTGTGGCGAGCCCTCGCGCGCCGTTGTGTGGGCGCCTACTCGGAGCACGCTGCCGCGCCGCTCACCCTGGCGGGCTGGGTCGCCTGGTCGCTGGGGGACGAGCCCGAGGCTCGGGTGGCGCTCAGCCGTGCCCTGCACGCTGATCCCGACTACATCTTCGCCCGGCTCTTGCACCAGGCGTGCAACGAGGGGATCGACCCCGAGCTGCTCCGCCGGTCGCTGCGCGAGGAGCGGGCAGGACGCTCGGCGGACGGCGCGCTGCGCAGCGCGGTCCAGGAGGAACTGCGCCGCATCGACGCACGGAAGGGACGACAGGCTCGGCCACGGAAGAACGGTTCGCGATCCGTGGCGCAGTGCGCGAGCCGTCAGAAGCCCGATCCTGAGTCGTCGAAGCGGGACGCTCAGGCCGCGACGGCGAGCGGACAGACATGTGGGCGGGGCGCCACTTCTCCCGCGACCGACTCACCCGGAGACCAAGAGTCCACCCCGTCCACGTCGGAACTGCCGATGGTGCCCCGCCAACGACGGCGTAGCGCACCGCCGCGGCCGGCCGGGGGAAGTCGACCCGCTAAGCGACGCGGTACGGGGGAGACTCGTGGACCAGCGGGCAGGCCCCGGGTGCGCCGCCACGGCGGGCCGCGCGACACCAACGGCACGAGCTAG